Proteins from one Plasmodium gaboni strain SY75 chromosome 4, whole genome shotgun sequence genomic window:
- a CDS encoding putative serpentine receptor, with protein sequence MIIKKWSKIKLVIYFIVFYYLTDINKKCLLIKERELNLSITNISDNNNIISEKYNKYNIYNKYNIYNKYNIYNKYYILSVLYKFGVILKEIYENKIFIKKESCNNFMVSSKVIYGLYNDMNYSKYSNFCFSKNSNNGVVILSNLYIPNTKFLILDKSDDEIYNYAHNKNGKTCEDLEKIALFVHPLNDIPPELMNNTYFVYQKDIEKSITHKNLNFILLNCGKKIKNAFKIEFKNNMNFLKNHFSCEDQGLFEIHMLLIVLLFVLSLVYYRKRKNLSNTNNVLKEAIHCSYLFFFLSNILYFIHLISYAFNGCGFSILKVLSQIYEAIFDCFILVIIYYIFHNDIKNKKEETIRVAFTYSILKFIYILFEIQNNQDLNLYSTLHSIVALPFVVYRIVVAVLNYNNSKKLLKEKTQMDEKFYVLFDTFFYNLWILSIPVQYFLMKSFSLHFTHLFVHFFNLYILIYLVYNLSEEKFSVLESKHPYLDLN encoded by the exons atgataataaaaaagtgGAGTAAAATAAAGTTggtaatatattttattgtattttattacttaacagatattaataaaaaatgcTTGTTAATAAAAGAGCGAGAATTAAATTTGTCTATTACGAATATaagtgataataataatataatatcagaaaaatataataaatataatatatataataaatataatatatataataaatataatatatataataaatattatatattatcagtattatataaatttggagtgatattaaaagaaatatatgaaaataaaatatttattaaaaaagagagttgtaataattttatgGTATCTTCAAAAGTTATATATggtttatataatgatatgaATTATAGCAAGTATTCaaatttttgtttttcaaaaaattcaaataatggtgttgttattttatccaatttatatatacccaatacaaaatttttaatattagataaaagtgatgatgaaatatataattatgcacataataaaaatggaaaGACTTGTGAAGATTTAGAAAAAATTGCATTATTTGTACATCCATTAAATGATATTCCTCCTGAACTTATGAACAATAcatattttgtttatcAAAAAGATATAGAGAAATCAATTACACACAAAAActtaaattttattttattaaattgtggaaagaaaattaaaaacGCATTCAAGAttgaatttaaaaataatatgaattttttgaaaaatcATTTCTCATGTGAAGACCAAG GACTTTTTGAAATTCATATGCTGCTGATAGTACTACTTTTTGTCCTGTCCTTAGTATATTATAGAAAACGAAAAAACCTAAGTAACACAAATAATGTATTGAAAGAAGCCATACATTGTTCTTATTTATTCTTCTTTCtttctaatatattatattttatacatttaatatCATATGCATTCAATGGATGTGGGTTTAGTATTCTCAAGGTACTAAGCCAAATATATGAAGCCATTTTTGATTGCTTCATTcttgttattatatattatatattccataatgatataaaaaataaaaaagaagaaacAATAAGGGTAGCTTTTACATATTccatattaaaatttatttatatattatttgagATACAAAATAATCAGGATTTGAATTTATATTCAACTTTACACTCAA TTGTGGCTCTACCTTTTGTTGTTTATCGTATAGTAGTTGCAG tattaaattataataacagCAAAAAATTGCTCAAGGAAAAAACACAAATGGATGAAAAATTCTATGTCCTTTTTGACACATTTTT TTATAATTTATGGATATTGTCAATCCCTGTTCAATATTTCTTAATGAAAAGCTTTTCATT GCACTTCACCCATTTGTTTGTACACTTCTTTAACCTTTACATATTGattt ATTTGGTTTACAACTTGTCAGAGGAGAAATTTTCAGTTTTGGAATCGAAACATCCATATTTGgatttaaattaa